DNA sequence from the Parascardovia denticolens DSM 10105 = JCM 12538 genome:
GCTTGGCCGTGGCCGCCCACCCCCACGCCATTTCCCCTTCGGCCATCAAGGATTTGCCCCCTGCCGGGTCTGGTAAGGCCTCGGAAGGCGCGGATGGCGCTGGTTCCGCACGGTCCGCGGAGTCCTCAGAACGTGGCGAGGCCGGCGACGGCGCAAAGTCCTCGGAATCCGCGGAGGGTGGCGCGGCCGACGAGCAAGGAGGCCGGGCATGAGGCACATCTGGAACATCTTCGTGCGTGACCTGAGCAACGCCACCAAAAACGTCATCGGCATCGTCGTCCTCATGGGCCTGGTCATCGTGCCGGCCATGTACGCCTGGTTCAACATCGCCGGCTCCTGGGACCCCTATGGCAACACCAAGAACCTGAAGGTGGCCGTGGTGGACAAGGACAAGGGGTACAAATCGGACCTGGTCCCGGTCGGGATCAACGCCGGGAACACCATCGAATCCACCCTGAGGGCCAACACCCAGCTTAACTGGCAGTTCGTCGACCGGAAAACCGGACTGGATGGGGTCTATTCCGGCAAGTATTACGCCGCCATCATCATCCCCGAAAACTTCAGCAGGGATATGATGACCCTCTTCTCCACCCATGCCAAACGGGCCCGGATCGTCTACTACATCAACGAAAAATCCAACGCCATCGCCCCGCATATCACCGATCAGGGGGCGGACACCATCGTCTCTCAGATCGACGCCACCTTCTCCAAGACCATAGCCAACATCGCCCTGGAACTGGCCAATTCCGTCTCCAAGTATTCCAGCGACAGCAACGCCAACCTCTACCTGTCCAACCTGGTGACCAACCTCACCATCATGTCAGGCAACCTTTCCAACGGGGCCAACCAGCTGCGGGCCTATTCCAGCCTGCTGGGCTCGGCCGTGGACCTCATGGATTCAGCCAACTCGATCATGCAGGAGACCGGCCAGGACGCGGGCAAACTCAGCTCCTCCATCCAGGGGATGAATAAGTCGGTCCGGTCCGTCAACGACGCCCTGGCCTCGTCTTCGGCCGCCATGCAGAAAGCCTTGCAGGCCAGCGCCGCCAGCGTGAAGGCCTTGGATTCGCAGATCGACTCCTTGGCCTCCGGCATCACCAGTCAAAGCGACGCCTGGGGGGCTGAGGCCCAGAAGCTGTCCCAGGATGTGTCCACCCAGGCCGGCCGATACGATCAGGCGGCGAATTCCCTGCAGAAGCTGAGGGATTCGGTGAATCAGACCGCCACCAGCACGACCTTCGACGACCAGGCTAAGTCCCACCTCTTGGGAAGGCTGGACGCCCAGATCTCCCAACTGCGGACCGTGGCCCAGGACCATCGCCACCTCTCTACCACCTTGACCGATACCGTGAACGCCGCTTCGACCGTGAAGTCCACGGCCGCAACCCAGAAGGCCAACCTGAAGAAGCAGGTGGCTTCGGTTGCCCAGGCCATCAAATCCGCCCAGGACGATTACACCAATAAGCTCAAGCCGCAGCTGGACTCCCTGGCCGCATCCTTGTCGCAGCTGGCGACCAGCGTGTCCACCGTCAGCGTGGACCTGACCTCCTCCCTCAATGGCCTGTCCAAGATCAATTCCGACACGGACTCAAGCATGGCCGACGCCCGCAAATCCTTGGATGCCAGCGCCAAATCCCTTTCGAACATCGCCGGCAAACTAGACTCCCTAGCCACCACCGTCCGCTCGGCCAGGTCGGGCGGGCTCCTGTCCGCCCTCGGAGCCGGGAAGAACATCGACGCCACGCTCCTGGCCAACCTCTTCGCCCAACCGGTCAGCATGAAGCGAACAGCCGTCTACCCGGTGGCCAACTACGGCTCCCAGATGGCCCCCTTCTATACCGTTCTGGCCATTTGGGTCGGGTCCGTCATCCTGGTGGCCATGATGGAGGCGAAGATCTCCGACAAGGGCAAGGCCGCGGTCCTGGGTCTGGGCGAGGTGCCGGCCTTGGTGGGCAAAGGCAAGCCTTTGCGCCCGGAGACCCCCGGCAACATGAGTTATTTCGGCCTCCACTTGCGCGAGGAGTACTTCGGCCGCTACCTGGTTTTCCTGCTGCTGGCTTGGGCCCAGGCGACCCTGGTCTGTATGGGGGACCTGTGGTATTTGCGCATTCAATGCGACCATCCTTGGCGCTTTTTCTTCGTGGGCTGGATGTGCGCCTTCGTCTTCTCCAACCTGATGTACGCCCTGACAGTGTCCTTCGGGGCCGTGGGCAAGGCCATCGCCGTGATCCTCCTAGTCATGCAGGTGGCCGGCACCGGCGGCACCTTCCCCGTGCAGATGCTGCCTCAGGCCTTCCAACGCATTTACCCCCTTTTCCCCTTCACGTACGCCATGGCCGCCATGCGCGATTCCATCGCCGGCTCCTACGGCGGCGACTTCTGGGCTCAGATGGGTTACCTGGGTATTTTCGCCCTCGTCGCCCTCCTGATTGGCGTCATTCTGCGCCGGCCCTTCGTCTGGCTGACCACCTGGTTCACCCACCAAGTGGATTCCACCAAGGTGTACTAAAGGTGTACTTGGCGTGCTAAAGAAGACTGTGTTACGAGTGCGTGTTTAGCTTACATAACATGCTAAATACGCTCGGCTTCCCCCCAATTTTCTCCTCGGTTTCCCCTAGTCTCTCCTGTTTTCCCGGTCTTTTCCCAGGATTTCCCTCCGTGCCGGCGGACGTCCGCAGTCTTTTGTGG
Encoded proteins:
- a CDS encoding YhgE/Pip domain-containing protein, with the translated sequence MRHIWNIFVRDLSNATKNVIGIVVLMGLVIVPAMYAWFNIAGSWDPYGNTKNLKVAVVDKDKGYKSDLVPVGINAGNTIESTLRANTQLNWQFVDRKTGLDGVYSGKYYAAIIIPENFSRDMMTLFSTHAKRARIVYYINEKSNAIAPHITDQGADTIVSQIDATFSKTIANIALELANSVSKYSSDSNANLYLSNLVTNLTIMSGNLSNGANQLRAYSSLLGSAVDLMDSANSIMQETGQDAGKLSSSIQGMNKSVRSVNDALASSSAAMQKALQASAASVKALDSQIDSLASGITSQSDAWGAEAQKLSQDVSTQAGRYDQAANSLQKLRDSVNQTATSTTFDDQAKSHLLGRLDAQISQLRTVAQDHRHLSTTLTDTVNAASTVKSTAATQKANLKKQVASVAQAIKSAQDDYTNKLKPQLDSLAASLSQLATSVSTVSVDLTSSLNGLSKINSDTDSSMADARKSLDASAKSLSNIAGKLDSLATTVRSARSGGLLSALGAGKNIDATLLANLFAQPVSMKRTAVYPVANYGSQMAPFYTVLAIWVGSVILVAMMEAKISDKGKAAVLGLGEVPALVGKGKPLRPETPGNMSYFGLHLREEYFGRYLVFLLLAWAQATLVCMGDLWYLRIQCDHPWRFFFVGWMCAFVFSNLMYALTVSFGAVGKAIAVILLVMQVAGTGGTFPVQMLPQAFQRIYPLFPFTYAMAAMRDSIAGSYGGDFWAQMGYLGIFALVALLIGVILRRPFVWLTTWFTHQVDSTKVY